GGTCAGAGCCGCATGGGCGCCTGGAGGAGCCGTTATGTCACGTTTGGTGCTGGTCGGGATAAACCTGATCGCTGTGAGCCTGCTCGTCTTCGGGATGTACCTACCCCGGCACCGGCGGCGGGATCTCGTGGTGGCCTACCTCGGGGTCAACGTGGGTGTTTTCGCCGTCGCCACCTCGCTGAGCAACAGCACGGTCGGCGCCGGCCTCGGGTTGGGACTGTTCGGTGTGCTGTCGATCATTCGCCTGCGCTCCACCGAGTTGGACCAGCACGAGGTCGCGTACTACTTCTCCGCGCTCGCCCTGGGCATCCTCGGCCCACTTGCCGGTACCTCGCTCTGGGTGGTCGCCGCGCTGACCGGGCTGATCCTGGCGGTGATGTACATCGGGGACCATCCCCGCATGCTGCGCCGACATCGGCGACATCTGCTGGTGCTCGACACCGCCTTCACCGATCCGATCGCCCTCACCGCGCACCTGGAACAGTTGCTTGGCGCGCGGGTCTACGCCGCCAACGTCGAACGGCTCGATCTGGTCAACGACA
Above is a window of Micromonospora yangpuensis DNA encoding:
- a CDS encoding DUF4956 domain-containing protein, whose amino-acid sequence is MSRLVLVGINLIAVSLLVFGMYLPRHRRRDLVVAYLGVNVGVFAVATSLSNSTVGAGLGLGLFGVLSIIRLRSTELDQHEVAYYFSALALGILGPLAGTSLWVVAALTGLILAVMYIGDHPRMLRRHRRHLLVLDTAFTDPIALTAHLEQLLGARVYAANVERLDLVNDTTVVDVRYSQPASAATARRAVEVGAGR